A window from Nevskia ramosa DSM 11499 encodes these proteins:
- a CDS encoding DHA2 family efflux MFS transporter permease subunit, whose protein sequence is MAAISPTAVAPAVDERALARLAWFGFIAMLFGNFMAILDIQIVASSINQLQAGLSASADEIQWVQTSYLIAEVIAIPLSGYLSRLLSTRIYFVISALGFTLASLACATAWNLESMIVFRVIQGFLGGGMIPTTSASMYLMFPPAKRVLPQVLFGLIATLAPSIGPTVGGWLTESASWHWLFLINVLPGFAVAYAVWHLVKIDQPQPELLKVIDLRGLLFMAVFLGCFEYTLDEGPRNDWFSQDSVAVCAVLAVLAGMLFFHRMFTAEHPVVNLRAFADRNFALGTVLAMSVGISLYTLIYLTPLFLGQVRGYNSLQIGHVMIAQGVAMFLSAPLAGRLAKLIRPKTMLAIGICNVSIGAWLNSRLTADWSVVEFIVPQIFRGNGFLFCMFSMTNIALGTLPMSEVKNASGLFNVMRNIGGAIGLALINTLINERSWLHWQMLGESVRASRPPVREMLATGQAITGSEAGAMSLLMRQMQQQVAVMTYGDMFALISMMMASVLLILPLIRTPRPQPGNGSGTEAATGGH, encoded by the coding sequence CAGGCCGGGCTGTCGGCCAGCGCCGACGAAATCCAGTGGGTGCAGACCTCGTACTTGATCGCCGAAGTGATCGCCATTCCGCTGTCCGGCTATCTGTCACGGCTGCTGTCGACCCGCATCTACTTCGTCATCTCGGCACTCGGTTTCACCCTCGCCAGCCTCGCCTGTGCGACGGCCTGGAATCTGGAATCGATGATCGTGTTTCGGGTCATCCAGGGGTTTCTCGGTGGCGGGATGATCCCGACCACCTCGGCGTCGATGTACCTGATGTTTCCGCCGGCCAAACGTGTGCTGCCGCAGGTGCTGTTCGGCCTGATCGCGACCCTGGCGCCGTCGATCGGGCCGACGGTCGGCGGCTGGCTGACCGAGTCGGCGTCTTGGCACTGGCTGTTCCTGATCAACGTGCTGCCGGGCTTCGCAGTCGCTTACGCCGTGTGGCATCTGGTGAAGATCGACCAGCCACAGCCGGAACTGCTGAAGGTCATCGATCTGCGCGGCCTGCTGTTCATGGCCGTGTTCCTCGGCTGCTTCGAATACACGCTCGATGAAGGCCCGCGCAACGACTGGTTCTCGCAGGATTCGGTAGCGGTCTGTGCAGTGCTCGCGGTGCTGGCCGGCATGCTGTTCTTCCATCGCATGTTCACGGCCGAGCATCCGGTGGTGAATCTGCGCGCCTTCGCTGATCGTAATTTCGCGCTCGGCACCGTGCTGGCGATGTCCGTTGGCATCAGCCTCTACACGCTGATCTATCTGACGCCGCTGTTCCTCGGCCAGGTGCGCGGCTACAACAGCCTGCAGATCGGCCACGTGATGATCGCCCAGGGCGTGGCGATGTTCCTCAGCGCGCCGCTGGCCGGACGGCTGGCGAAGCTGATCCGGCCGAAAACCATGCTGGCGATCGGCATCTGCAATGTCAGCATCGGCGCCTGGCTGAACAGCCGGCTGACTGCCGACTGGAGCGTCGTCGAATTCATCGTGCCGCAGATTTTCCGCGGCAACGGCTTCCTGTTCTGCATGTTCTCGATGACCAACATCGCGCTCGGCACGCTGCCGATGTCCGAGGTCAAGAACGCCAGCGGCCTGTTCAACGTGATGCGCAACATCGGCGGTGCGATCGGCCTGGCGCTGATCAACACGCTGATCAACGAACGCAGCTGGCTGCACTGGCAGATGCTCGGCGAATCGGTGCGCGCCAGCCGTCCGCCGGTCCGCGAGATGCTGGCCACCGGCCAGGCCATCACCGGCAGCGAAGCCGGCGCGATGTCGCTGCTGATGCGGCAGATGCAGCAGCAGGTGGCGGTGATGACCTACGGCGACATGTTCGCGCTGATCTCGATGATGATGGCTTCGGTGCTGCTGATCCTGCCGCTGATCCGCACGCCGCGACCCCAGCCAGGGAATGGTTCGGGCACGGAAGCTGCCACCGGCGGTCATTGA
- a CDS encoding cob(I)yrinic acid a,c-diamide adenosyltransferase, whose protein sequence is MGNRLSKIVTRTGDKGTTGLSSGERVPKTHLRVQAMGDVDELNCCVGLMLVQTLPDGIRTPLARTQHELFDLGGELSMPGFELVKESYLERIDSELETLNETLPPLKEFVLPGGNPAAAAAHLARAVARRAERAVWALNAVEAISPLVPQYLNRLSDYLFVCCRVLARQDGGQEVSWKRSE, encoded by the coding sequence ATGGGCAACAGACTGTCGAAGATCGTCACCCGCACCGGCGACAAGGGCACTACCGGCCTGTCCAGCGGCGAGCGGGTGCCGAAAACCCACCTGCGCGTGCAGGCGATGGGCGATGTCGATGAACTGAACTGCTGCGTCGGCCTGATGCTGGTGCAGACCCTGCCGGACGGCATCCGCACCCCGCTGGCGCGCACCCAGCACGAGTTGTTCGACCTCGGCGGCGAGCTGTCGATGCCGGGCTTCGAGCTGGTCAAGGAAAGCTATCTGGAGCGCATCGACAGCGAGCTGGAAACGCTGAACGAAACCCTGCCGCCGCTGAAGGAATTCGTGCTGCCGGGTGGCAATCCGGCCGCCGCGGCGGCGCATCTGGCCCGAGCCGTCGCGCGCCGCGCAGAGCGCGCGGTATGGGCACTGAATGCCGTTGAGGCGATCAGCCCGCTGGTACCGCAGTACCTCAATCGCCTGTCGGACTATCTGTTCGTCTGCTGCCGGGTGCTGGCCCGCCAGGACGGCGGCCAGGAAGTCAGCTGGAAGCGCAGCGAGTAG
- a CDS encoding inositol monophosphatase family protein has product MTSPYLAAALEAAEAAAAVIRMAYRGQFSVDYKADASPVTEVDIAAEATIKAVLKSHFPDHGFYGEELGREAGDNEHLWLIDPIDGTKSFVRGYPMFSTQIALMHRGELVLGVSSAPCWDGALGEVIFAEKGQGAWCDNQRLQVSSADTLAQTTLSTGNLARLARSPAWARLGELIGQVHRIRGYGDFLHYHLLAGGKIDAIVESDVNILDIAALSVIVHEAGGVFTDLEGQPLGLDTTSVCAATPGLHQQLLDTLRWTPPA; this is encoded by the coding sequence GTGACCAGTCCTTATCTCGCCGCGGCGCTGGAAGCCGCCGAAGCCGCTGCAGCGGTGATCCGCATGGCCTATCGCGGCCAGTTCTCGGTGGATTACAAGGCCGATGCGAGCCCGGTGACCGAGGTCGATATCGCTGCCGAAGCGACAATCAAGGCAGTGCTCAAGAGCCACTTCCCGGACCACGGTTTCTACGGCGAAGAACTGGGACGAGAAGCGGGCGACAACGAGCACTTGTGGCTGATCGACCCGATCGATGGCACCAAGAGTTTCGTTCGCGGCTATCCGATGTTCTCGACCCAGATCGCGCTGATGCACCGGGGCGAACTGGTGCTCGGCGTGTCCTCGGCGCCGTGCTGGGATGGCGCGCTCGGCGAAGTGATCTTTGCCGAGAAGGGCCAGGGGGCCTGGTGCGACAACCAGCGCCTGCAGGTGTCGTCGGCCGACACGCTGGCGCAGACCACCTTGTCCACCGGCAATCTCGCGCGGCTGGCCAGAAGCCCGGCCTGGGCGCGGCTCGGCGAGTTGATCGGGCAGGTCCATCGCATTCGCGGCTACGGCGATTTCCTGCACTACCATCTGCTGGCCGGCGGCAAGATCGACGCGATCGTCGAGTCCGATGTCAACATTCTCGATATCGCCGCGCTCAGCGTCATCGTTCATGAAGCCGGCGGCGTGTTCACCGATCTCGAAGGCCAGCCGCTCGGTCTCGATACCACCAGCGTCTGCGCCGCCACCCCTGGCCTGCACCAGCAGTTGCTCGACACCCTGCGCTGGACGCCGCCGGCCTGA
- a CDS encoding SDR family oxidoreductase has protein sequence MTMSYDYSGKTVFVSGGTSGINLGIAHGFAKAGAKLAVMSRSQDKVDAAIAELKAHGGEVIGFAADVRDYAAVDAAFKETSQRLGNIDVLISGAAGNFPSPAMGISPNGFKSVVDIDLLGTFHVVRAAFPYLTKPGASVINISAPQAWIALEFQMHVCAAKAGVDMVTRVAAIEWGPLGVRVNSISPGPIEGTEGMRRLAPNERATELVRDSVPMGCFGSTDDIAQAAMWLSSPLARYVTGVVLPVDGGWSLGGVTAMGSGIKKAMGG, from the coding sequence ATCACCATGAGCTACGACTACAGCGGCAAGACGGTATTCGTTTCCGGCGGCACCAGCGGCATCAACCTCGGCATCGCCCACGGCTTCGCGAAAGCCGGCGCCAAGCTGGCGGTGATGTCGCGCAGCCAGGACAAGGTCGACGCAGCGATCGCCGAACTGAAAGCCCACGGTGGCGAAGTGATCGGCTTCGCGGCTGACGTGCGCGATTACGCGGCCGTCGATGCCGCGTTCAAGGAAACCTCGCAGCGCCTCGGCAACATCGACGTGCTGATCTCGGGCGCCGCCGGCAACTTCCCGTCGCCGGCGATGGGCATCTCGCCGAACGGCTTCAAGTCGGTGGTCGATATCGATCTGCTCGGCACCTTCCACGTCGTCCGCGCGGCGTTTCCGTACCTGACCAAGCCGGGCGCTTCGGTGATCAACATCAGCGCCCCGCAGGCCTGGATCGCGCTGGAGTTCCAGATGCACGTCTGCGCCGCCAAGGCCGGCGTCGACATGGTCACCCGGGTCGCGGCGATCGAATGGGGCCCGCTCGGTGTGAGAGTCAATTCGATCTCGCCGGGGCCGATCGAAGGCACCGAAGGCATGCGTCGCCTGGCGCCGAACGAGCGGGCCACCGAACTGGTCAGGGACAGCGTGCCGATGGGCTGCTTCGGCAGCACCGACGACATCGCCCAGGCGGCGATGTGGTTGTCGAGCCCGCTGGCTCGCTATGTCACCGGCGTGGTCTTGCCGGTCGATGGCGGCTGGTCGCTGGGCGGCGTCACCGCGATGGGTTCGGGCATCAAGAAAGCGATGGGCGGCTAG
- a CDS encoding DUF4864 domain-containing protein translates to MALRPMLLRMIPGLLALLALLPGSMAAADEKKLGIGPDPALSPAAVVQLQLAALANVDKPVRDAGFAIVFALASPGNRSQTGPLAHFAALIRETYPAMLNHRASTLAPLISEGRQAIQGVELIDRTGVVHRYVFTLSKQPDGPYKDCWLTDGVVQAPEEGEPEIAI, encoded by the coding sequence ATGGCTTTGAGACCGATGCTGCTGCGCATGATTCCTGGCTTGCTCGCACTGCTGGCCTTGCTGCCCGGCAGCATGGCCGCGGCCGATGAAAAGAAGCTGGGGATCGGCCCGGACCCGGCACTGTCGCCGGCCGCCGTCGTGCAACTGCAATTGGCCGCGCTGGCCAATGTCGACAAGCCGGTGCGTGATGCCGGTTTCGCGATCGTGTTTGCCTTGGCCTCGCCCGGCAACCGCAGCCAGACCGGCCCGCTGGCGCACTTCGCGGCGCTGATCCGGGAAACCTATCCGGCCATGCTCAACCACCGCGCCTCGACGCTGGCGCCGCTGATCAGCGAAGGCCGGCAGGCGATCCAGGGTGTGGAGCTGATCGACCGTACCGGCGTCGTCCATCGCTACGTGTTCACGCTCAGCAAGCAGCCCGACGGCCCGTACAAGGACTGCTGGCTGACCGATGGCGTCGTCCAGGCTCCCGAGGAAGGCGAGCCGGAAATCGCGATCTGA
- a CDS encoding M48 family metallopeptidase: MNRRPSHQKRRQKLLLSLLTATAVVACATSPLGRNQLKLYSDSDLDEMGVTAFAQTAKETPVTTNGQATTYVNCVANAITREVGGVWEVKVFESKDVNAFALPGGKIGVYTGLLQVAKGQDQLAAVIGHEVAHVIAGHSNERVSQQQVTGLGLNVAQLIVGGGAGGGALMSALGAGAQYGVLLPFSRAHESEADLLGLDYMAKAGFDPRQAVQLWQNMAQAGGQKPPEFASSHPSDDTRIRQIAARLPQDLPVYQSAQAAGKKPKCG, from the coding sequence ATGAATCGCCGCCCAAGCCATCAGAAACGCCGTCAGAAATTGTTGCTGAGTCTGTTGACCGCCACCGCCGTCGTCGCCTGCGCGACCTCGCCGCTCGGCCGCAACCAGCTGAAGCTGTATTCGGATTCCGATCTCGACGAGATGGGCGTCACCGCCTTTGCGCAGACCGCCAAGGAAACGCCGGTGACCACCAACGGCCAGGCCACTACCTACGTGAACTGCGTGGCCAACGCGATCACCCGCGAGGTCGGCGGCGTCTGGGAAGTGAAGGTGTTCGAGTCCAAGGACGTCAACGCCTTCGCGCTGCCCGGCGGCAAGATCGGCGTCTACACCGGGCTTCTGCAGGTGGCCAAGGGGCAGGACCAACTGGCCGCTGTCATCGGCCACGAAGTCGCCCACGTGATCGCCGGCCACTCGAACGAGCGCGTGTCGCAGCAGCAGGTCACCGGCCTCGGCCTCAACGTCGCGCAGCTGATCGTCGGCGGTGGTGCCGGTGGTGGTGCGCTGATGTCAGCACTCGGCGCCGGCGCCCAGTACGGCGTGCTGCTGCCGTTCTCGCGTGCCCATGAAAGCGAGGCCGATCTGCTCGGCCTCGACTACATGGCCAAGGCTGGTTTCGACCCGCGCCAGGCCGTGCAGCTCTGGCAGAACATGGCCCAGGCCGGCGGCCAGAAGCCACCGGAATTCGCATCGAGCCATCCGTCCGACGACACCCGCATCCGCCAGATCGCTGCGCGCTTGCCGCAGGATTTGCCGGTGTATCAATCGGCGCAGGCGGCGGGGAAAAAGCCGAAGTGCGGCTAA
- a CDS encoding ABC transporter ATP-binding protein produces the protein MATAPLLSVRRLRVLYARRGLLPGFMSGGRPADIRAIDDLHFDLQAGETLGIVGESGCGKSTLARTLVGLQEATSGSIRYNGTELIGLSPKEWRPLRREVQLVFQDPLASLSPKMKIVDIVAEPLKALRPEFDAATRRSRALALLERVGLGPELADRKPRELSGGQGQRVGIARALIVEPKLLICDEPVSALDVSIQAQIINLLTELARERNLAMIFIAHDLAVVRQLSDRVLVMYLGKVMEQGRADNVYARPRHPYTRALLEAAPVIEADGSKPKKRRLLGGDTPNPAQPPMGCVFHPRCPLAEHACVQSVPLLRRVDGEQYAACHFVAAGG, from the coding sequence ATGGCCACCGCTCCGCTCCTGTCCGTCCGCCGCCTGCGCGTGCTTTATGCCAGGCGCGGCCTGCTGCCCGGGTTCATGTCCGGGGGTCGCCCCGCCGACATCCGCGCCATCGACGATCTGCACTTCGACCTGCAGGCCGGCGAGACGCTCGGCATCGTCGGCGAATCCGGCTGCGGCAAGTCGACCCTGGCTCGCACCCTGGTCGGCCTGCAGGAAGCCACCTCGGGCTCGATCCGCTACAACGGCACCGAACTGATCGGCCTGAGCCCCAAGGAATGGCGGCCGCTGCGCCGCGAAGTGCAGCTGGTCTTCCAGGATCCGCTGGCTTCGTTGAGCCCGAAGATGAAGATCGTCGACATCGTCGCCGAGCCGCTCAAGGCACTGCGGCCCGAGTTCGATGCCGCCACTCGTCGCAGCCGCGCGCTGGCGCTGCTGGAGCGGGTCGGCCTCGGCCCGGAACTGGCGGACCGCAAGCCGCGCGAGCTGTCCGGTGGCCAGGGCCAGCGCGTCGGCATCGCCCGGGCGCTGATCGTCGAACCGAAGCTGCTGATCTGCGATGAGCCGGTATCGGCACTCGATGTCTCGATCCAGGCGCAGATCATCAACCTGCTCACCGAACTGGCCCGCGAACGCAATCTGGCGATGATCTTCATCGCCCACGATCTCGCCGTGGTCCGCCAGCTATCGGACCGCGTGCTGGTGATGTACCTCGGCAAGGTCATGGAACAGGGCCGCGCTGACAACGTCTACGCAAGGCCACGCCACCCATACACGCGGGCACTGCTCGAAGCCGCGCCGGTGATCGAAGCGGATGGCAGCAAACCGAAGAAGCGCCGGCTGCTCGGCGGCGACACCCCGAACCCGGCCCAGCCACCGATGGGCTGCGTGTTCCACCCGCGCTGCCCGCTCGCCGAACATGCCTGCGTGCAGAGTGTGCCGCTGCTGCGGCGGGTTGATGGCGAGCAGTACGCGGCTTGTCATTTTGTGGCGGCTGGCGGCTGA
- a CDS encoding Dps family protein, translating into MSKEKTKPKAPKLAPATSEATIDIGISKADRAAIAHGLSRLLADEYTLYLKTHNFHWNVTGPMFNTLHLMFMGQYTESSLAVDLVAERIRALGFPAPGTYSQYAKLSSIDEDEGVPAAMDMVKKLVKGHEACAKTARSVFPLAEKASDEPTADLLTQRLQLHEKTAWMLRSLLE; encoded by the coding sequence ATGAGCAAGGAAAAGACCAAACCGAAGGCGCCGAAGCTGGCTCCGGCCACCAGCGAAGCGACGATCGACATCGGCATCAGCAAGGCCGACCGTGCCGCGATCGCCCACGGCCTGTCGCGCCTGCTGGCCGACGAATACACGCTGTATCTGAAGACCCACAACTTCCACTGGAACGTCACCGGGCCGATGTTCAACACGCTGCACCTGATGTTCATGGGTCAGTACACCGAGTCATCGCTGGCGGTGGATCTGGTCGCCGAGCGCATTCGCGCGCTGGGCTTCCCGGCGCCGGGCACCTATAGCCAGTACGCCAAGCTGTCGAGCATCGACGAGGACGAAGGCGTGCCGGCGGCGATGGACATGGTCAAGAAACTGGTCAAGGGCCACGAGGCCTGCGCGAAAACGGCGCGTTCGGTATTCCCGCTCGCCGAAAAGGCCAGCGACGAGCCGACCGCGGACCTGCTGACCCAGCGCCTGCAGCTGCACGAAAAGACCGCCTGGATGCTGCGCTCGCTGCTCGAATGA
- a CDS encoding SDR family oxidoreductase — protein MATKTGSRAAPKKTVLVTGAAGSLAKRVIARLHGQYNVIAVDFRRKVETDAGIPSYLVELHKRGFEDIFASHKVDAVIHIGRIFAHEKTRQQRYNANVLGCKRLLDLCRKYKVGQVIIHSTYYVYGASAYNPALIDEDAPLKASEVTQDLVDSVELESLANIYLWKHPELNITILRPCNVLGPGVRNTMSILLSRSLVPVLIGFSPLMQFLHVDDMTDAMIAAFEQNKPGIYNVAPDDYVPYQEAVAQCGCRKLPVLSIPPSLPKFVASVLNWNAFFPPYLVNYFKYPVILDGRLFRETFSWRPRRNLNDIFTYYRKQKLSAS, from the coding sequence ATGGCAACGAAAACCGGCAGCCGCGCTGCCCCGAAGAAGACCGTGCTGGTGACCGGCGCCGCCGGCTCGCTGGCCAAGCGGGTGATTGCCCGCCTGCATGGCCAATACAACGTCATCGCCGTCGATTTCCGCCGCAAGGTGGAAACCGATGCCGGCATCCCGAGTTATCTGGTCGAGCTGCACAAGCGCGGCTTCGAGGACATCTTCGCCAGTCACAAGGTCGATGCGGTGATCCACATCGGCCGCATCTTCGCGCATGAGAAAACCCGCCAGCAGCGCTACAACGCCAATGTGCTCGGCTGCAAGCGGCTGCTGGACCTGTGCCGCAAGTACAAGGTCGGCCAGGTGATCATCCACTCGACGTACTACGTCTACGGCGCCAGCGCCTACAACCCGGCGCTGATCGACGAGGACGCGCCGCTGAAGGCCAGCGAGGTGACTCAGGATCTGGTCGACTCGGTGGAACTGGAAAGCCTCGCCAACATCTATCTGTGGAAGCATCCGGAGCTGAACATCACCATCCTGCGGCCCTGCAACGTGCTCGGCCCGGGGGTGCGCAACACCATGTCGATCCTGCTGTCGCGCAGTCTGGTGCCGGTGCTGATCGGCTTCTCGCCGCTGATGCAGTTCCTGCATGTCGACGACATGACCGACGCGATGATCGCCGCTTTCGAGCAGAACAAGCCGGGCATCTACAACGTTGCGCCGGATGATTACGTGCCGTATCAGGAAGCGGTGGCCCAGTGCGGCTGCCGCAAGCTGCCGGTGCTGTCGATCCCGCCGTCGTTGCCGAAATTTGTCGCCTCGGTGCTGAACTGGAACGCGTTCTTCCCGCCCTATCTGGTCAACTACTTCAAGTATCCGGTGATCCTCGACGGCCGCCTGTTCCGCGAAACCTTCTCCTGGCGCCCGCGGCGCAACCTCAACGACATCTTCACCTACTACCGCAAGCAGAAACTCAGCGCGAGCTAG
- a CDS encoding lysophospholipid acyltransferase family protein: MLSLGSLDVKQRIAAKLVTADIEALVASIPKPVGSFGYDPWGYNEDTFKLALGAAKRLYDHYFRVTAHGLENIPSAGRVLIVGNHSGQLPMDGVLVGVAAATNPHGPRLARAMIERFFPTVPWLGNFLNALGGVIGDPVNCSKMLDMDEAIIVYPEGIRGSGKLYRKRYQLQRFGNGFMHLAMNHHAPIVPVGIVGCEETMPAVINLAPIAKLLGLPYLPIVPSLLPLPARVYLNFGKPMHFSPAASEAEVTEQVETVKTELRRLMQLGLEERTSLY, from the coding sequence ATGCTCAGTCTCGGCTCGCTCGACGTGAAGCAGCGCATCGCCGCCAAGCTGGTCACTGCCGACATCGAAGCGTTGGTAGCCAGCATTCCGAAGCCCGTCGGCAGCTTCGGCTATGACCCCTGGGGCTACAACGAAGACACCTTCAAGCTCGCCCTCGGCGCTGCGAAGCGGCTCTACGATCATTACTTCCGGGTCACCGCCCACGGCCTGGAAAACATCCCGAGCGCGGGCCGGGTGCTGATCGTCGGCAATCACAGCGGCCAGTTGCCGATGGATGGCGTGCTGGTGGGTGTGGCCGCCGCGACCAATCCGCACGGCCCGCGTCTGGCCCGGGCGATGATCGAGCGCTTCTTCCCCACCGTGCCCTGGCTCGGCAACTTCCTGAACGCGCTCGGCGGCGTCATCGGCGATCCGGTGAACTGCTCGAAGATGCTCGACATGGATGAAGCGATCATCGTCTACCCGGAAGGCATTCGCGGCTCCGGCAAGCTGTATCGCAAGCGCTACCAGCTGCAGCGCTTCGGCAACGGCTTCATGCATCTGGCGATGAACCACCACGCGCCGATCGTGCCGGTGGGCATCGTCGGCTGCGAGGAAACCATGCCCGCGGTCATCAATCTGGCGCCGATCGCGAAGCTGCTGGGTCTGCCCTATCTGCCGATCGTGCCCAGCCTGCTGCCGCTGCCGGCGCGGGTGTATCTGAACTTCGGCAAGCCGATGCATTTCTCGCCGGCGGCCAGCGAGGCCGAGGTGACCGAACAGGTGGAAACGGTGAAAACCGAACTGCGCCGGCTGATGCAGCTCGGCCTCGAAGAACGCACGAGCCTTTACTGA
- a CDS encoding DUF1631 family protein produces MEMVNGNPKVVSLLRGKSKPAEGTAQLVETLRLQVVEALRERLNIMFDGADDLLFEFAERATNNQDRRLFFDTMRAVRLDRKNMTTRFCDNYSKGFDAAFPATGSREADGELSLQKNEAVELDIAVSNMAAKADGLYKTTLWDIGGRVKTLVENHHAPMSIDALAPLTICRAFRSAAETLNVGSDVELVVFKLFDRLVISELADLYFKALNFLKQQGVQSAHLGHAPNARPGGTLRGDMPTGEATATHAPRGFSDSPQFGQTAAQPDFRAPAGLAASMMTSPTLDPQSLASLQRLGATTPDAAAYSNASLAADLAAASQGLTILGWTPRQTAAYVQRASLVGHMFNDILADPNLPNPLRVQFDGLRLSTMKVALKDVAFISDPDHPVRGLINELATMASTARTGGPEHQSRIAELVSQIQRQFDIAAESLRKPPPEIELIATDQAERFIEEQMAQTATRRQAIVAKVRRIIAGELHLRTSGTTISDEVRPLLNSLWAPMMAMHLLHHGPESAEWKQGFAELDQIVAMLDPARDDQRSEALRRELRAELATAFKAVGLAEGRINDALNGFEAALGKLIHPGQRNQPPADPTTDAAPPPVLHAATAADATENVTELLEQLVQPGAWFLVHDHDRNEGRWMKAVAYYAGLDCAAFAEFDGSNTLLLKSRMLLDDLLVRRTVPIDLDPAARAALDRYLARAA; encoded by the coding sequence ATGGAAATGGTGAACGGCAACCCGAAAGTGGTGAGTCTGCTGCGCGGCAAGAGCAAGCCTGCCGAAGGCACGGCGCAACTGGTCGAGACCCTGCGTCTGCAGGTGGTCGAAGCTTTGCGCGAGCGGCTCAACATCATGTTCGATGGTGCCGATGATCTGCTCTTCGAGTTTGCCGAACGCGCTACCAACAACCAGGATCGTCGCCTGTTCTTCGACACCATGCGGGCCGTGCGTCTCGACCGCAAGAACATGACCACGCGGTTCTGCGACAACTACAGCAAGGGCTTCGATGCGGCGTTCCCAGCCACTGGCAGCCGGGAAGCTGACGGCGAGCTGAGCCTGCAGAAGAACGAGGCCGTCGAGCTCGATATCGCCGTCTCGAACATGGCAGCCAAGGCCGATGGCCTCTACAAGACCACGCTCTGGGACATCGGCGGCCGGGTCAAGACGCTGGTCGAGAATCATCACGCGCCGATGTCGATCGACGCGCTGGCGCCGCTGACCATCTGCCGCGCGTTCCGATCGGCCGCCGAGACCCTGAACGTCGGCTCGGATGTCGAACTGGTGGTGTTCAAGCTGTTCGATCGCCTGGTGATCAGCGAGCTTGCCGATCTCTACTTCAAGGCGCTGAACTTCCTGAAGCAGCAGGGCGTGCAGTCCGCCCATCTCGGCCATGCGCCGAACGCACGCCCGGGCGGAACCTTGCGCGGCGACATGCCGACCGGCGAGGCCACCGCCACTCACGCACCGCGCGGCTTCTCCGATTCCCCGCAATTCGGCCAGACCGCGGCCCAGCCGGATTTCCGCGCGCCGGCGGGTCTTGCGGCGTCGATGATGACGTCGCCAACCTTGGACCCGCAGTCGCTGGCCAGCCTGCAGCGCCTCGGCGCGACGACGCCCGACGCCGCCGCGTACTCGAACGCCAGCCTTGCCGCCGATCTCGCCGCCGCCTCGCAGGGCCTGACCATCCTCGGCTGGACGCCGCGCCAGACCGCTGCCTACGTGCAGCGCGCCAGCCTGGTCGGCCACATGTTCAACGACATCCTCGCCGACCCCAACCTGCCGAACCCGCTGCGCGTGCAGTTCGACGGCCTGCGCCTGTCGACGATGAAAGTGGCGCTGAAGGACGTCGCCTTCATCAGCGATCCGGATCATCCGGTCAGAGGCCTGATCAACGAGCTGGCGACCATGGCCTCGACGGCCAGAACCGGCGGCCCGGAGCATCAGTCCCGCATTGCCGAGCTGGTGTCGCAGATCCAGCGGCAGTTCGATATCGCCGCCGAGTCGCTGCGCAAGCCGCCGCCGGAGATCGAGCTGATCGCCACCGATCAGGCCGAACGCTTCATCGAGGAGCAGATGGCGCAGACGGCCACCCGCCGCCAGGCGATCGTCGCCAAGGTGCGCCGGATCATCGCCGGTGAGCTGCATTTGCGAACTTCCGGCACCACGATCAGCGACGAGGTGCGGCCACTGCTGAACTCGCTGTGGGCGCCGATGATGGCGATGCACCTGCTGCATCACGGGCCCGAAAGCGCCGAGTGGAAACAGGGCTTCGCCGAGCTCGATCAGATCGTCGCGATGCTCGATCCGGCCCGCGACGATCAGCGCAGCGAGGCGCTGCGGCGCGAGCTGCGTGCCGAACTGGCCACGGCGTTCAAGGCCGTCGGCCTCGCCGAAGGCCGCATCAACGATGCGCTGAACGGCTTCGAGGCTGCGCTCGGCAAGTTGATCCATCCGGGCCAGCGGAACCAGCCGCCCGCCGATCCGACAACGGACGCAGCTCCTCCACCGGTGCTGCATGCCGCGACCGCTGCCGACGCAACCGAAAACGTCACCGAGCTGCTCGAACAACTGGTACAGCCCGGCGCCTGGTTCCTGGTCCACGATCACGATCGCAACGAAGGCCGCTGGATGAAGGCGGTGGCCTATTACGCCGGCCTCGACTGCGCCGCCTTCGCCGAATTCGATGGCAGCAATACCCTGCTGCTGAAGTCGCGGATGCTGCTCGACGATCTGCTGGTCCGGCGCACCGTGCCGATCGATCTCGACCCCGCCGCCCGCGCCGCGCTCGATCGCTACCTGGCGCGCGCCGCCTGA